The genomic interval TTCACCAATCTTGATTTGGTAACATGTCGCAACATGCTGATCTACTTGCTGGACGAAGCACAAGACCGTGTATTGACCGCATTCACCCATGCGTTGAGAGCACGCGGTGCGCTGTGGTTGGGGCCAAGTGAATCACCGGGAGATTCAGAGCAACAGTACGCAGCTCTGGATAAACAGTGGCGGATCTTTCAGAAAGAACGAGACACTCGGCTACCCTTGGATCTCAAGATCCGCTCTAGACCCTACGCGACACCACGGATCTCAATGCGACCAAGAACGTCTCGTGCTCCATCGCCTGGACTCGTCTTGACCTATGACAAAATGATGGAGCTCTACGCCCCGCCATCCATTTTGGTGAATGACGGCCTACAGCCGGTTCAAGTATTCGGTGATCTGTCCGAATACACATCGGTTCCCGGAGGTCGCTTGTCAGGAACGGTAGAAGACATTTTGAATCCCGTGTTTCGAGTTCCCGTCGCGATTGCTCTCCAACGACTGCGAATGAATTCCAGCAGCGAGGAAACCGAACGGGCATCCGCCAACGGGACGGCGGTGACCATCAAGGTCAAATCGTTTCAACATGGTACAGTAGGTGAGACTTACCTGCTGATCACTTTTAACAAAGAATCGTCTCAGACGGCGGAACCTCCGGTTCCTGCTGAGCCTTCGTCGAAGTCGTTGTCAGAGCCTCCCAATCGCTCGCCACTTGCACCACAGTCCAGTTCACTGCTTAGCGGTGACAGCATTGAACTGCGAGAAGAGCATATTCGCCTCCTCGAAATGGACCTTGAGTTCACGCGTGAAAACCTGCAGGCAACGATCGAGGAATTGGAGACCACGAACGAAGAACTCCAATCCAGCAATGAAGAATTGACCAGCAGCAACGAAGAGCTGCAGAGCACGAATGAAGAGTTGCACAGCGTCAACGAAGAACTTCATACGACCTATGCCGAGAGCGATCGTCGCGTCATTCTGCTGTCAGAACTGACTGCAGACCTAGAAAACGTCTTGCGGGCGAGTGATCTTGGCATCGTCCTGGTCGATTCTGAAATGCAGATTCGTCGCATCACTCCCACGGCGGTCGACATGTTGGCATTGAGAACGAACAATCCCGTCGGCGAATCACTGATCAACTATGCGAAGCGCTTCGAGGATGTCGACTTGATTTCGCTGATCGGCGAAGTTCGAGAGAGTGATCAACCAATTCAGTGTGAGACACGGGATCGTCACGGCGACGCGATCCTGCTGCGTGTCGCTCCTTACAAAGACCGACAAGGTGCCGTCCTCACATTCACCAATATCAGTGGCGTGAAGGAAACGGCCGACAATCTACGGAAATTGACGTCAATCGTTTCGGACAGCACCGATGCGATCATCGGCGTCGAGCTTGACGGAACCGTCACGAGCTGGAATCGCGGCGCCCGCTGCCATTTCGGCGATCTATGGGAAGATGAGGGCACCTATCACTTGGCAGACGTGCTGCCAGCGGAACTGGATGGAGCTGCCCAACAACAACTACGAGCACTGCGACGAAACGGCAGAACGGATGCCGCAGAAGTGAGCTTTGAGTGGAACGGTAGCGAAGTGACGTTCCTGCTTCGGGTGACTCCCGTGCTGGATGATGACGACAAGCTCACCGCTGCAGCGATCACCATCTACGATGTCACCAAGTTGCGTGTCGCGGAAAAAGAGTTGAGGTTACGAACACGAGCGATCGACGCTTCGAGCAACGGCATCATCATTGTTGATGCCTTGGCCGACGACATGCCGATCGTGTACTGCAACCGCGGTTTCGAGCAGATCACGGGTTTCAGTAGCGAAGAGACACTGCATCGCAACTGTCGCTTTCTGCAGGGACGAGATACGGACAAAGATACCATCGACAAGATTCGTGCTGCCATCCGAAACCGCGCCACATGCCGAGTGACCGTCCTCAATTACCGGAGGGACGGATCACCTTTCTACAATGACTTGATCATCACGCCGGTCACAAACGCGGATGGGCTCGTCACTCACTTTGTCGGAATCCAAAACGATGTCACGGAGTCGATGCAGTCAAGTCTAAAACTGAAACAGAGCGAAGAAGAATACCGCGGCACCTTTGAGAACGCCGCTATCGGAATCGCTCACGTCAGTTTGGACGGACATTGGCTACGCGTGAACGAGAAACTCTGTGAAATCGTCGGATACACACGCGATGAACTGATGCAGAAAACCTTTCAAGACATCACGCACGAAGCGGACATAGACAAGGATCTGATTCAGTTTGCAAAATTGAGACGTGGTGAAATCCCGGGCTATGCGATGGAAAAAAGGTACGTTCACAAGAACGGTCATTGCGTCTGGATTCGATTGACCGTCTCCATGAGGCACGAGTTTGACGGAACTCCACCCTGCGCGATCTCGCTGGTGGAAGACATCACGCAACGTAAAGAGACGGAACGCCAGCTCACGGAAACTCGAAACATCATCAGTGAAGTCATCGAGAACATCGAAGACGCCTTCATCAGCTTTGACCACCAGGGCATCGTTCGTGTCGCTAACGCGGCCGCCGTACGAATGGCCGCCGTCAAGGAGCATAGCGAGCTGATCGGGAAACCCTATGAAGTCTTGTTCGCTGATGATCCGACATCTCCCTTGCTGTCACTGCTGGATCGCGTCCGTCGTTCGCAGCGTGGTGAGAGCAAAGAGTATTTTGCGACGCACTTGAACCGATGGTACGACGCCAAATCGTTTCCCATCAACGGCGGTGCGGCGTTGTACATGAGTGATGTGACGGCACGAAAGGACACCGAGGTGCACCTGGAACAAGCTCGATTGGCTGCGGAGGACGCGAGCCGGGCCAAGACGGCATTCCTGACCAACATGAGCCACGAGATTCGCTCGCCCATGTCGGCGATCCTGGGATTCACCGACATCGCCCTGCGAGACTTGAGAGACGGAAAAAAGGTGGAGGAAACGCACCTGGAAACCGTCATCCGTAACGGTCGTTTCCTGTTGAGAATCATCAATGACATCCTCGATCTTTCCAAAGTCGAAGCCGGCAAGCTACAGGTTCGGCGCTCGCTGTTCAGGTTGGTCCCAATGCTTGCCGACCTGATGGACCTGATGCGGCATCGCAGCAAGGCGAACGATGTCCCCTTGAGTATCGAATTTGAAACGAAGGTACCCGCGCAACTGCACAGCGATCGGTCGCGGGTCGAGCAAATCCTCGTCAATTTGATAGGCAATGCGATCAAGTTCACGCCGCAAGGTAGTGTCCGACTGGTGGTATCCTGTCAAGATTCCCTCATTTTCTTTAGGGTAATTGATACAGGCATTGGCATTTCGGCACGCAAGATCAAGAGTCTCTTCCAAATGTTCTCACAAGTCCACGACAACGAGAAACTCGTTGGCGTTGAAGGAACTGGTCTTGGACTCGTGATCAGTAAACGTTTGGCTAATCTGCTCGACGGAGAGATCGACGTCGCGAGCGTCGAGGGGCGAGGAAGTACGTTCACCCTGCAACTGCCCATCGGCGATATTCCACAGATTGAAATGATCACTCCCAAGACCGAGGATTTGGTTCCGGAGCGGACCAATAGCGGAATGATCACAACCGTCCGCGGCAGGATCTTGGTCGCGGATGATGCCCGAGACATACGCCACGTTACCAAACATTTCCTGTCCAGGGCCGGTGCCGAAGTCGTTGAAGCGGTCAACGGTGCGGAAGCCGTCGCAGCGGTGCGTGAAGCAGAGGCGATCGGCAGACCGTTTGCCTGCATCCTGATGGACATGCAGATGCCTGAGATGGGTGGCCGTGAAGCGACCAGAGCCATTCGTGATCAAGGGCTGACCATGCCGATCATCGCGTTGACGGCCGGTGCGACAGCCGACGAAATCCAGGAAGCCCTCAACTCGGGTTGTACTCAATTCATCAGCAAGCCCGTCAATAGCCCCAAGCTGATCGAAACGGTGGCAAAGTTGACCGGCTCTTATGCGGGCGGCGATCGTGTAAATTAGTCACTTCATTTATTCTCGTGCAGGCCGATGCCGGTCCAGAACATCCATTCTCTACCCATGAATCATCCGATCCGCAACTTGCCCCCCCTGATCGTTGGCGTTGGCGCATCCGCAGGCGGATTGGAAGCGTTTCAGGAACTGCTGCGATCACTCCAAGATACAAATGACATCGCGATTGTCTTTGTCCAACATTTAGAGAAGGAAAGCGACGAGTTACTGATCGAACTTCTCAGCAAGTCGACGCCATTGGATGTCGTTCGGATCGGTGGTCGCAAGAAGGTGAAAGCGGGGTCAATCTACGTCTGCCCCCCTTGGACGTTGTTAGAACTAAGGAATTCATCGTTACGAATCGCCAATGCGGATTCCAACGTGCGTCCCGACGCGCCCATCGACCACTTCCTCCAATCGCTCGCGGACGACCAGGGTGAACGCGGCGTCGGGGTGATTTTGTCCGGCACAGGTTCTGACGGAACCTTGGGACTGAAGGCGATCAATGACGCAGGTGGAATGACATTCACTCAATCCGCCGAGTCAGCCAAGTTCGACAGCATGCCGCGTAGCGCCATGACGACGGGAGTTGCCGACCACGTTCTTTCTCCCGAAATGATTGGATTAGAGCTGAAGAAATACGCCGCGTACCTGTCGAGCGTCGAAAACTCACTGGACAGCTTATCCACTTCACGAATTCACGAGGCCATCCCGACCATCTCAAAGCGATTGATGGAGGTCACCAACCACAATTTCCAGCACTACAAACAAAACACGTTGGCAAGACGGATTCGTCGACGAATGCACGTACTGAAACTTTCTCAAGTCGATGCGTACGTCAAGTTTCTGGTTCAAGATGAGGATGAGCCTCAGGCATTGTTTCGCGAATTGCTGATCAGCGTGACAGAGTTTTTTCGTGATCCTGATGCATTTGAACTGCTCTCACAGTCCGTCATCCCAAAGCTGTTTGCCAACCGCGTATCCAGTGACACCGTGCGGATTTGGGTCCCCGGCTGCGCCACTGGCGAGGAAGCCTATTCGATCGCCATGCTCTGCCGTGAGCACATGGACCAGATCCCATCACCTCCGGAAGTTCAGATCTTTGCCACCGATATCGATGACCACGCACTGAAGATCTGCCGGCAAGGAACTTACCCCATCGGGATCGAGGATGAAATCTCCAAGGAACGACTGCAACGTTTCTTCATCAAGCGTGGTAAGAAATTTCAAGTCACGAGAGAAATCCGTGAACTGGTGATGTTTTCGTCGCACAACCTGATTAGCGATCCCCCGTTCTCGCGTCTGGATATGATTTCCTGCAGAAATCTGCTGATCTATCTTGGCCCACACCTTCAAAAGAAACTCATTCCGCTTTTTCACTATTCACTGCGTCCCTCTGGATATCTGCTACTCGGCCCGTCTGAGAATATCTCATCGCACGCCGAGCTATTCCGAGTTGTCGATGCAAAATATAGACTGTCTCAACGTAAAGGAACCGGCGTCAATACAACGGCGGCATTGTCAACGAATGACGCGGGGAGTGCGAATGGCGGACCAGACATGAATCCATTGAATGCTGATGAC from Stieleria varia carries:
- a CDS encoding PAS domain S-box protein; translation: MSPESKTMANTPIVGIGASAGGLAALEMLFEQLPIDTGAAFVVIQHLSPDYQSHMPELLGRRTKMDALQLEQEVEPKPNTVYLLPPGKHVVYEEQRLHLINRDETTELSLPIDRFFSSLAEQEERRIATVILSGTGSDGSSGIQEVCREGGLVLCQDEDSAQFNSMPLNAMKTECVHVVAPVPELAEALVSFLGGASVEQVVSESAPTIGRGDLDPVCQLLVSYSGVDFANYKSGTFTRRLSRRMLRRDVSDIDDYVKILRENPEELSQLHDDLLIGVTRFFRDEDGYDRLTTRVLRPAARTKSAGDEYRVWVAGCATGQEAYSVAMLVHDERKKSGIDYRIKIFATDVHPEAIRFAQRATYPKESLREIPAKLREQYVTQKADSFEINKEIRDSIVFARHDLTQDAPFTNLDLVTCRNMLIYLLDEAQDRVLTAFTHALRARGALWLGPSESPGDSEQQYAALDKQWRIFQKERDTRLPLDLKIRSRPYATPRISMRPRTSRAPSPGLVLTYDKMMELYAPPSILVNDGLQPVQVFGDLSEYTSVPGGRLSGTVEDILNPVFRVPVAIALQRLRMNSSSEETERASANGTAVTIKVKSFQHGTVGETYLLITFNKESSQTAEPPVPAEPSSKSLSEPPNRSPLAPQSSSLLSGDSIELREEHIRLLEMDLEFTRENLQATIEELETTNEELQSSNEELTSSNEELQSTNEELHSVNEELHTTYAESDRRVILLSELTADLENVLRASDLGIVLVDSEMQIRRITPTAVDMLALRTNNPVGESLINYAKRFEDVDLISLIGEVRESDQPIQCETRDRHGDAILLRVAPYKDRQGAVLTFTNISGVKETADNLRKLTSIVSDSTDAIIGVELDGTVTSWNRGARCHFGDLWEDEGTYHLADVLPAELDGAAQQQLRALRRNGRTDAAEVSFEWNGSEVTFLLRVTPVLDDDDKLTAAAITIYDVTKLRVAEKELRLRTRAIDASSNGIIIVDALADDMPIVYCNRGFEQITGFSSEETLHRNCRFLQGRDTDKDTIDKIRAAIRNRATCRVTVLNYRRDGSPFYNDLIITPVTNADGLVTHFVGIQNDVTESMQSSLKLKQSEEEYRGTFENAAIGIAHVSLDGHWLRVNEKLCEIVGYTRDELMQKTFQDITHEADIDKDLIQFAKLRRGEIPGYAMEKRYVHKNGHCVWIRLTVSMRHEFDGTPPCAISLVEDITQRKETERQLTETRNIISEVIENIEDAFISFDHQGIVRVANAAAVRMAAVKEHSELIGKPYEVLFADDPTSPLLSLLDRVRRSQRGESKEYFATHLNRWYDAKSFPINGGAALYMSDVTARKDTEVHLEQARLAAEDASRAKTAFLTNMSHEIRSPMSAILGFTDIALRDLRDGKKVEETHLETVIRNGRFLLRIINDILDLSKVEAGKLQVRRSLFRLVPMLADLMDLMRHRSKANDVPLSIEFETKVPAQLHSDRSRVEQILVNLIGNAIKFTPQGSVRLVVSCQDSLIFFRVIDTGIGISARKIKSLFQMFSQVHDNEKLVGVEGTGLGLVISKRLANLLDGEIDVASVEGRGSTFTLQLPIGDIPQIEMITPKTEDLVPERTNSGMITTVRGRILVADDARDIRHVTKHFLSRAGAEVVEAVNGAEAVAAVREAEAIGRPFACILMDMQMPEMGGREATRAIRDQGLTMPIIALTAGATADEIQEALNSGCTQFISKPVNSPKLIETVAKLTGSYAGGDRVN